A region of the Serinicoccus profundi genome:
GCCGGGACACCACACAAGAAAGAGACACCATGGAAGCCCTTGCTCCCGCCATCGCGCTCGTTGGCTACGGCCTGTCCACCATCGGCCCCGCCATCGGCGTCGGCCTGATCTTCGCGGCCTACCTCAACGGTGTGGCCCGTCAGCCCGAGGCCCGCGGCGCCCTGACGCCGTTCACCATCCTCGGCTTCGCCGTCGCCGAGGCCCTGGCCATCCTGGGCTTCGTGCTCTTCTTCCTCGTCTGAGGGATCCGAGCCGCCCCGTCGGGTCCTGAGCCCGCTCATTGTTGTTGAAGGAGACACCGTGTCGCTACAGACGCTGGTCGTGATGGCCGCGGAGGAGACCGAGGAGCGATCCCCGATCCTGCCGCACACGCCGGAGCTGGTCTGGGGCCTGCTCATGTTCGCCGTGATCTTCCTCGTCGTGTGGAAGGTCGCCTGGCCCCGACTCGAGGGCGTCGTCGCTGCGCGTCAGGACGCCATCGAAGGCGGGATCGAGCGGGCCGAGAAGGCCGAGGCCGAGGCCGCCGCGGCCAAGAAGAAGTACGAGGACCAGCTCGGCGAGGCCCGGGCCGAAGCTGCCCAGGTCCGTGAGCGGGCCAAGGAGCAGGGCGCCCAGATCATCGCCGAGATGCGCGAGCAGGCGCAGGTCGAGGCCAACCGCATCACCGAGACCGCGCACAAGCAGGTCGAGGCCGAGCGTCAGCAGGCCTACGTCCAGCTGCGCGGCGAGGTCGGCGCCATCTCCACCGCGCTCGCCAGCAAGATCGTCGGCGAGTCGCTGGAGGACGAGGCGCGTCAGCGGGGCATCGTCGACCGCTTCCTGACAGACCTGGAGTCCGGCGCCATCACCCCCGAGCGCCTCGGCTCCCGCGGCGAGGGTCGCTGATGGACAGCGCCTACCGCCGGTCCTACCACGAGGCCCGTCAAGGACTGGAGCAGGTGCTCCAGCACGAGGGCGGGTCGGTCGACCCGGGTCGTGTCGGCGAGGAGCTGTGGGCCGTGGCCCGGCTCATCGATGGCAACAAGGTGCTCGCCCGCACCCTGGCCGACCCCTCGCGTGAGGGTGCCGACCGGGCGGCGCTGGCGCAGCGGCTGCTGGCCGGCAAGGTCGGCGACGGGGCGCTCCACGCCGTCAAGGCCGTGGTGGCCCAGCGGTGGGCCGGGACCGGCGGTGTCACCACCGCCCTGGAGCGGCTCTCCGTCGAGGCCCACCTCGTCCACGCCCACCGGCACGACCGGCTGGCGCAGGTCGAGGACGAGCTGTTCCGCTTCGCCCGGATCGTCGAGAGCACGCCTGACCTGCAGGCCGCCCTGGCGGACCGGCGGGCGCCGGCCACGGCCAAGCGCGCCCTCGTCGAGCGGCTGCTCTCGGTGAAGTCCGCCCCCGAGACGGTCAGCCTGGCCAGCCAGGCGGCGGTCGGGATCCGCGGCACCCGCGTCGAGCGCACGCTCGCGGCATACCTCGAGCAGGCTGCCGACGTCCAGGACCAGGTGACCGCGGTCGTCACCACCGCGGTCGCCCTCTCCGCCCAGCAGGAGGACGCCCTGCGCGCCACCCTGAGCAGGCAGTACGGCCGC
Encoded here:
- a CDS encoding ATP synthase F0 subunit C → MEALAPAIALVGYGLSTIGPAIGVGLIFAAYLNGVARQPEARGALTPFTILGFAVAEALAILGFVLFFLV
- a CDS encoding F0F1 ATP synthase subunit B: MSLQTLVVMAAEETEERSPILPHTPELVWGLLMFAVIFLVVWKVAWPRLEGVVAARQDAIEGGIERAEKAEAEAAAAKKKYEDQLGEARAEAAQVRERAKEQGAQIIAEMREQAQVEANRITETAHKQVEAERQQAYVQLRGEVGAISTALASKIVGESLEDEARQRGIVDRFLTDLESGAITPERLGSRGEGR
- a CDS encoding F0F1 ATP synthase subunit delta; this translates as MDSAYRRSYHEARQGLEQVLQHEGGSVDPGRVGEELWAVARLIDGNKVLARTLADPSREGADRAALAQRLLAGKVGDGALHAVKAVVAQRWAGTGGVTTALERLSVEAHLVHAHRHDRLAQVEDELFRFARIVESTPDLQAALADRRAPATAKRALVERLLSVKSAPETVSLASQAAVGIRGTRVERTLAAYLEQAADVQDQVTAVVTTAVALSAQQEDALRATLSRQYGRTVHTNVVVDPQVVGGIKVEIGDEVIDGTVSHRLDQAARLMAS